From one Spiroplasma endosymbiont of Lasioglossum villosulum genomic stretch:
- the rpmH gene encoding 50S ribosomal protein L34, whose translation MKPTYQPSKRKHQKTHGFFARMKSATGINVIKRRRQRGRKKLTA comes from the coding sequence ATGAAACCGACATATCAACCAAGTAAGAGAAAACATCAAAAAACTCATGGTTTTTTTGCAAGAATGAAATCTGCAACAGGGATTAATGTTATTAAAAGAAGACGTCAAAGAGGACGTAAAAAATTAACAGCATAG